In one window of Haloprofundus halophilus DNA:
- a CDS encoding ABC transporter substrate-binding protein: MADDSTRFGGMTRRRFVHAAGATGAAGLLAGCSNDSGNGGSGGSGGSNGSGSGGSGDVSGDLTLSGWAADDTESELVKELLSEFESDNEGVSVEYNAVQSEYKQKMKTQLGAGNAPDVFYLDGSYFSSFASEDVLLEMDSLGEADDYNLDDFIEPVLDAFRYDGTLYGIPKDFSTLGLFHNTAMFEEAGAEVPETWSDLRSALETIDSNLDVDAPMIEFPNARIWHAMIYQNGGQILEDDGSGVALASDAGVEALQFLTDLKKDGLLAVPSDIGADWHGAAIGNEQVAVAGIGAWAFPYLEEDAPDVDENVDVAHLPTPQGGQKATTAFPVSYSVSTGTDSPEAAKMLVRELTSDEGMARWAEKGLALSARKSHADLDYYEQNPRKQKMLEAGEWSHPFAYGPNSEAIVNRLDPELEGAMLGEQSAREALENAQQKINSEVFN; the protein is encoded by the coding sequence ATGGCAGACGATAGCACGCGGTTCGGCGGGATGACACGACGACGATTCGTGCACGCGGCCGGTGCGACCGGCGCTGCGGGGTTGCTCGCCGGCTGTTCGAACGACTCCGGAAACGGCGGCTCCGGGGGCTCCGGCGGGTCGAACGGTTCCGGCAGCGGCGGGTCCGGCGACGTGTCGGGCGACCTGACGCTCTCGGGGTGGGCCGCCGACGACACCGAGTCGGAGCTCGTCAAGGAGCTGCTCTCGGAGTTCGAGTCCGACAACGAGGGCGTCAGCGTCGAGTACAACGCGGTGCAGTCGGAGTACAAACAGAAGATGAAGACGCAGCTCGGCGCGGGCAACGCGCCGGACGTCTTCTACCTCGACGGGAGCTACTTCAGCTCCTTCGCCTCCGAGGACGTGCTGTTGGAGATGGACTCGCTCGGCGAGGCCGACGACTACAACCTCGACGACTTCATCGAACCGGTGCTCGACGCGTTCCGGTACGACGGGACGCTGTACGGCATCCCGAAGGACTTCTCGACGCTCGGGCTGTTCCACAACACCGCGATGTTCGAGGAGGCGGGCGCGGAGGTGCCCGAGACGTGGAGCGACCTGCGCTCGGCGCTCGAAACCATCGACAGCAATCTGGACGTCGACGCGCCGATGATCGAGTTCCCGAACGCCCGCATCTGGCACGCGATGATCTACCAGAACGGCGGCCAGATTCTCGAAGACGACGGCAGCGGCGTCGCACTCGCGTCCGACGCGGGCGTCGAGGCGCTGCAGTTCCTCACCGACCTCAAGAAAGACGGGCTGCTCGCGGTGCCGAGCGACATCGGCGCGGACTGGCACGGCGCGGCCATCGGCAACGAACAGGTCGCCGTCGCCGGTATCGGCGCGTGGGCGTTCCCGTACCTCGAAGAGGACGCGCCCGACGTCGACGAGAACGTCGACGTGGCGCACCTGCCGACGCCGCAGGGCGGCCAGAAGGCGACGACGGCGTTCCCCGTCTCCTACAGCGTCTCGACGGGAACCGACTCCCCCGAGGCGGCCAAGATGCTCGTCCGGGAACTGACCAGCGACGAGGGGATGGCTCGATGGGCCGAGAAGGGGCTCGCGCTGTCGGCGCGGAAGTCCCACGCCGATCTCGACTACTACGAGCAGAACCCGCGCAAGCAGAAGATGCTCGAAGCCGGCGAGTGGTCGCACCCGTTCGCCTACGGGCCGAACAGCGAGGCCATCGTCAACCGCCTCGACCCCGAACTGGAGGGGGCGATGCTCGGCGAGCAGTCCGCCCGTGAAGCGCTCGAAAACGCCCAGCAGAAGATCAACTCGGAAGTCTTCAACTGA
- a CDS encoding carbohydrate ABC transporter permease produces the protein MALEEGDAGGDDSFGSAARDYLGRGRTAAGRRVGVTEDQDNLMGWLFVAPNVLVFSMFLLGPVLFAFYVSFQEWSILRNAGEFVGLENYLTVLQPLPVTSEGLNLRVFTNPTENLFWYSLKNTVVYAVGTVPLQILGGLAVALMLDKRVRAKKAYRAAYFMPVMLSGAASAVMWRWFLSADGVINNFLRPIGLAHNWAGDPATALGGVMLMAVWGGIGSNMIFFLAGLQNIPEELYEAARIDGASRWHLFRHVTWPNLGNTNFFVIVMAVISAFQVFGIALVFSEGGPYYATTTTVLLIYQRAFDEGAMGEGAAMAFILFLIIFAFSYYQYKHQQSGEVEY, from the coding sequence ATGGCGCTCGAAGAAGGTGACGCCGGCGGCGACGACTCCTTCGGGAGCGCCGCCCGCGACTACCTCGGGCGAGGACGAACCGCCGCCGGGAGACGCGTGGGCGTCACCGAAGACCAGGACAACCTGATGGGGTGGCTGTTCGTCGCGCCCAACGTCCTCGTCTTCTCGATGTTCCTGCTCGGCCCGGTGCTGTTCGCGTTCTACGTCTCCTTTCAGGAGTGGAGCATCCTCCGCAACGCGGGCGAGTTCGTCGGACTGGAGAACTACCTGACCGTGCTTCAACCGCTGCCGGTGACCTCCGAGGGGCTCAACCTGCGCGTGTTCACGAACCCGACCGAGAACCTCTTCTGGTACTCGCTGAAGAACACCGTCGTCTACGCCGTCGGCACCGTCCCCCTGCAGATTCTGGGCGGCCTCGCCGTCGCGCTGATGCTCGACAAACGGGTGCGCGCGAAGAAAGCCTACCGCGCGGCCTACTTCATGCCGGTCATGCTGAGCGGCGCGGCCAGCGCCGTCATGTGGCGCTGGTTCCTCTCGGCGGACGGCGTCATCAACAACTTTCTTCGACCGATTGGCCTGGCGCACAACTGGGCGGGTGACCCGGCCACCGCGCTCGGCGGCGTGATGCTCATGGCCGTCTGGGGCGGCATCGGTTCGAACATGATCTTCTTCCTCGCGGGGTTGCAGAACATCCCCGAGGAACTGTACGAGGCCGCCCGCATCGACGGCGCGAGTCGCTGGCACCTGTTTCGGCACGTCACGTGGCCGAACCTCGGGAACACCAACTTCTTCGTCATCGTGATGGCGGTCATCAGCGCGTTCCAGGTGTTCGGCATCGCGCTCGTCTTCTCCGAAGGTGGGCCGTACTACGCGACGACGACGACGGTGCTTCTCATCTACCAGCGCGCCTTCGACGAGGGAGCGATGGGTGAGGGTGCGGCGATGGCGTTCATCCTCTTTCTCATCATCTTCGCCTTCTCGTACTACCAGTACAAACACCAGCAGTCCGGGGAGGTGGAGTACTGA
- a CDS encoding carbohydrate ABC transporter permease yields the protein MARSSYEYPGYERSGVGYWSKTALLYVVVTAGALWMTLPFWWTITTSLSANPQASEVSFIPAAVTLQNFVQLWERPDILLVRWFVNTVIFAGAVTLFNLTFDSLAGYALAKLDFWGRDKLFLGFISTMMIPGMVTLIPVYLILVELDWTNTYQGLIAPLIAGPFGIFLLRQHFKSLPTSLGEAAKIDGCNEFQTFYKIYLPLAKPALATLAIFTFMGAWNNFQWPLIIANENEMYTLPVALFAVRNQYFAEWGLMMAAALIIVAPVLVAFLAAQNYFIRGMSLSGMKG from the coding sequence ATGGCGCGCTCCAGCTACGAGTACCCCGGCTACGAGCGCTCGGGCGTCGGCTACTGGTCGAAGACGGCGCTGCTGTACGTCGTCGTCACCGCGGGCGCGCTGTGGATGACGCTCCCCTTCTGGTGGACCATCACCACGTCGCTGTCGGCGAACCCGCAGGCCTCGGAGGTGTCGTTCATCCCGGCGGCGGTGACGCTGCAGAACTTCGTCCAGCTGTGGGAGCGCCCCGACATCCTGCTCGTTCGCTGGTTCGTTAACACCGTCATCTTCGCGGGCGCGGTGACGCTGTTCAACCTCACGTTCGACAGCCTCGCGGGCTACGCACTGGCGAAGCTCGACTTCTGGGGTCGAGACAAGCTCTTCTTGGGCTTCATCTCGACGATGATGATTCCGGGCATGGTGACGCTCATCCCCGTCTACCTCATCCTCGTCGAACTCGACTGGACGAACACCTACCAGGGGCTCATCGCGCCGCTGATAGCGGGGCCGTTCGGCATCTTCCTCCTGCGGCAGCACTTCAAGAGCCTCCCGACGAGCCTCGGCGAGGCGGCGAAGATAGACGGCTGCAACGAGTTCCAGACGTTCTACAAGATCTACCTGCCGCTGGCGAAACCCGCGCTGGCGACGCTCGCCATCTTCACGTTCATGGGCGCGTGGAACAACTTCCAGTGGCCGCTCATCATCGCCAACGAGAACGAGATGTACACGCTGCCGGTGGCGCTGTTCGCCGTCAGAAACCAGTACTTCGCCGAGTGGGGGCTGATGATGGCCGCGGCGCTCATCATCGTCGCGCCCGTGCTCGTCGCGTTCCTCGCGGCGCAGAACTACTTCATCCGCGGGATGAGCCTCAGCGGCATGAAGGGGTAG
- the hepT gene encoding type VII toxin-antitoxin system HepT family RNase toxin, with amino-acid sequence MTTDSFPADRLNRILTAVETIEESLGVLARKQRLSRDEYKSDSDTRDIVERRFVKMTEASIDIGEELVKHERGHPPASNPESMRALGEIGVLSPTLAEEMAQGARFRNVLSHTYGRIIDHDVVYNALQDLERYRLFVQAVRDYLDSIGALDD; translated from the coding sequence ATGACGACTGATAGCTTTCCAGCGGACCGTCTCAACAGGATTCTGACTGCTGTCGAAACCATTGAGGAGAGCCTCGGTGTACTCGCCCGGAAGCAGCGTCTCAGTCGCGACGAATACAAGTCTGATTCGGATACTCGTGATATCGTCGAGCGCCGGTTCGTAAAGATGACTGAAGCCTCGATTGACATCGGTGAAGAACTCGTCAAGCACGAACGTGGGCACCCACCAGCTAGCAATCCAGAGTCGATGCGAGCGCTCGGTGAGATTGGAGTGCTTTCACCAACGCTGGCCGAGGAGATGGCACAGGGGGCTCGATTCCGCAACGTGTTGTCGCATACATATGGACGAATCATCGATCACGATGTCGTCTACAACGCGCTCCAAGATCTGGAGCGCTATCGACTGTTTGTCCAAGCGGTTCGCGACTACCTCGATTCCATCGGCGCGCTTGACGACTGA
- the mntA gene encoding type VII toxin-antitoxin system MntA family adenylyltransferase antitoxin: protein MRTVESTAVNASVDLDALLGVLREHPVRLAILFGSHATETTHSASDIDLAVEFDAERPSDSNYNDTFLGLSADLSDTLGTDDVDLVDLHAASPALAEAVFENGVLLLGEQERAAELRQQITAADTETQSPRERLDAALARIDAHLDSGDARAPVSGESENDG from the coding sequence ATGAGAACCGTCGAGTCGACCGCTGTCAATGCGTCCGTTGATCTCGACGCCCTCCTCGGCGTTCTTCGGGAGCATCCGGTCCGGCTTGCGATTCTCTTCGGCTCACACGCGACCGAGACGACGCACTCAGCAAGCGATATCGATCTCGCGGTCGAATTCGACGCTGAACGCCCGTCAGATTCGAACTACAACGATACTTTCCTTGGATTGAGTGCCGATCTGAGTGATACACTCGGGACCGATGACGTGGATCTCGTCGATCTTCATGCAGCCTCACCAGCACTCGCGGAGGCGGTCTTCGAAAATGGTGTACTCCTCCTCGGCGAGCAAGAACGCGCCGCCGAGCTTCGTCAGCAGATAACGGCGGCTGATACCGAGACGCAGTCACCTCGCGAACGGCTCGACGCAGCGCTGGCCAGAATTGACGCCCATCTCGATAGCGGTGATGCTAGGGCGCCTGTATCCGGCGAGTCGGAGAATGACGGATGA